The DNA window ACCCGATTTTGGAGGCGTTCCACGACCTCTGTGAATCACGCGGTATCGCGGACGAGGAGGTCGTCGTCTTCATCGACGCGATGGCGACGGACATCGACAAATCGCGCTACGAAACCTACGAGGAACTGGAGACGTACATGCGCGGTTCGGCCGCCGCCGTCGGGCAAATGATGACGTCAGTGATGAACCCGGACGACGCCGAGCGAGCGCGACCGCACGCGACGTCGCTCGGCGAGGCGTTCCAACTCACCAACTTCCTCCGGGACGTGCGCGAGGACATCGAAGACCGGAATCGAATCTACCTTCCTCGAACGACGCTCTCGCGGCACGGCGTGACCGACGAACAGATAAAGCGCCTTGAGTTCACGGTCGGGTTCGCCGAGGTCATGCAGGACGAACTTCGCCGCGCGGAAGCCCTGTACCGGGAGGGCGTCGCCGGAATCCGGTACCTCCCCGAGGACTGCCAGTTCGCGGTCTTGCTCGCGGCGGTGCTGTACGCGGAGTACCACCGCGTGATTCGAGCGCAGAGGTACGACGTGCTCTCCAAGGAACCGTCGCTGGGGACCGTCCGAAAGCTCGTGCTCCTCGCTAAGACGCGGTGGCACTGGCGGAAGACACGCGACCCCGAAACCGTCTTCCGGACCGTAAGCCCGGTCGGAACGCCGGAACACCGCGGGTCGGACGTGGAGCGTCGGGATACGCTTCCGACTCGATAACTCTCGCTTCTCCTCGTTTCAATCGTCACCGTGGCCTTCGCTGGCGTGCTCCGCGAACGACGGCAGGTCCGGAACCGAACGCATGTCGTGTGTCCCCGTCGGCGGCAGGTTCGCCGCCGCCGCGGGCGAGTCCGTCAGGTCCGTTTCGCTGTCTATCGATTCCATGTCGCCGTCGACGGCCCGCGCGTCCTGGTCGATGCGCATCGAGCAGAACTCCACGCCGCACATCGAGCAGTAGCGCGCTTTCTTGTAGTTATCGCCGGGGAGGGACTGGTCGTGGTACGCTCGTGCCCGTTCCGGGTCGAGGGCGAGTTCGAACTGTCGTGACCAGTCGAACTCGTAGCGGGCCTCCGAGAGCGCGTCGTCCCAGTCGCGGGCACCCGGTTGGCCGGTTGCGACGTCGGCCGCGTGGGCCGCGATTCGGTACGCCGCGAGGCCGTCCCGAACGTCCTCCTCTTCGGGGAGTCCGAGGTGCTCTTTCGGCGTCACGTAACACAGCATGGCCGCCCCGGCCCGAGCGGCCTCGGTGGCACCGATGGCGCTCGTGATGTGGTCGTACCCGGGCGCGATGTCGGTCACCAACGGACCGAGGACGTAGAACGGAGCGCCGTCGCAGACCTCCTGCTGGCGTTCGACGTTCATTTCGATGTCGTCCATCGGGACGTGTCCCGGTCCCTCAACCATGACCTGAACGCCGTGGTCCCGTGCCGTTCGGGTCAGTTCGCCCAGCGTCTCCAGTTCGGCGAACTGCGCGTCGTCGCACGCGTCGGCGAGGCAACCGGGCCGAAGGCCGTCGCCGAGGCTGAACGTCACGTCGTACTCGGCGAAAATCGCACAAATTCGCTCGAAGTGCGTGTACAGCGGGTTTTGGGCGTCGTTCTCCTCCATCCACTTGGCGAGAATCGACCCGCCGCGCGAGACGATGCCGGTCTTCCGACCGTTGGTGAGCGGGACGTGTTCCAGCAACACGCCCGCATGGACGGTCATGTAATCGACGCCCTGCCGGGCCTGTTTCTCGATGACGTCGAGCAGTAACTCGGGCGTGAGGTCGGCAACGTCGTCGACGCGCGTGACCGCCTCGTAAATCGGGACGGTTCCGACCGGAACCGGAGCGTGTTGAACGTTCGTCTCACGAATCGAATCGAGGTTCGCACCGGTGCTCAAGTCCATCACGGTGTCCGCGCCGTAGTGAACCGCCGCGTGGAGCTTTCGAAGTTCCTCCTCGGGGTTGCTCGTCGTCTCGCTGTTGCCGATGTTCGCGTTGACCTTCGTGGCGAACTCTCGCCCGATTATCATCGGGTCGAGCACGTCGTGTTCGTGGTTGTTCGGGATGACCGCCCGTCCCTCGGCGACCGCGCGTCGAACCGTCTCTGGGTCCCTGCTCTCCCGCTCCGCCACCCGTTTCATCGCCGCGGTCAGTTCGCCGGAACGAGCGCGTTGGAGTTGTGTTTCCGACATCAATTACTGAGTTATATTACTAGGTAATAATTCTTGTCGAGCGAAATCGGCACCAACGTTCACCATCACCCGGCACGAACGTGGCGTATGCGAGTCGCAGTCCTCGAAGAACCCGGTTCCTTCGTCGTCGAAGAGCGAGACAAACCAGCCCCCGACCCGGACGAGGTGGTCGTCGAAATCGGCAAGGTCGGCATCTGCGGGTCCGACGTTCACTACTACGAACACGGCCGCATCGGCGATTACGTGGTCGAATCGCCGCTCGTCCTCGGGCACGAGAGCGCGGGCGAAGTCGTCTCGGTCGGCGAAAACGCCGAAGGCGATTTCGACTTCGGCGACCGCGTGACGCTCGAACCGGGCGTCCCCTGTCGGCGCTGTGACCACTGCAAGCGCGGCGAGTACAACCTCTGTCCCGACGTGACGTTCATGGCGACGCCGCCGGACGACGGCGCGTTCGCGGAGTTCGTCGCGTGGCCCGCCGACTTCACCTATCGGCTACCGGATTCCGTCTCGACCCGCGAAGGAGCGCTCTGTGAACCCTTGAGCGTCGGCATCCACGCCGCTCGACGGGGCGAGGTCGGCGTCGGCGATTCCGTCCTCGTGACGGGGTGCGGTCCCATCGGTCTGCTGGCGATGGAAGCCGCGAACGCCGCCGGAGCGGCGGAGGTGTTCGTCTCCGACGTCGTTCCCGAAAAACTCGCGCTGGCCGAGGAGCGCGGCGCGGACGCGACCATCGACGTTCGGGAAGACGACCTCGGGGAATCGGTCTCCGACCTCACAGACGGCGAGGGCGTCGATGTGGTCATCGAAGCGTCCGGAGCGGACCCCGCGATTCGAACCACTATCGACGCGGTTCGACGGGGCGGGACCGTCGTCCTCATCGGACTCGCACAGGACGCGGAAATCCCGCTCGACACGAGTGAAATCATCGACAACGAACTCGACCTCCGAGGGTCGTTTCGCTACCGGAACACGTACCCCGCCGCCGTCCAGTTGCTGGCCGACGGCGCGGTCGACGTGGCGGGTATCGTGGATTTCGAAATGGAACTGCCGGATGTCGGCGAGGCGTTCGAGCGGGCGAAGGAGTCCGAGACGGTGAAAGGGATGCTTTCGGTTTCGCGGTGAGCGCGTTCGGAATTCGAACGACGGCGACCCGTTTCGTGACGGAAACGCCCCGTGTGTGGTACTTTTTGTCGAATGAGCAGTCACCACAGATGTCTAGCCAGAGATTGGCATGCTAGTCTCTGTCGAAATATTTACTCGGTATTGAGTAAACCTTATCAACGTCAACCAACTACCGGGAAGTGATGATTGACACGAGTAACGAAACGACAACTGGGGAGGGTGAGCGATAATGTGGCAAGACATCGTATTTCTCTGCGGGAGCGTCTTTTCCCTCCTCGTTCTCGTTCCGACTCTCCGCGACTCGATGGCGAACGTCCCGCTCGGGACCTCCCTTCCATCGGCCGTTATCGGCATCGTCTACGGAACCGCCTTCCTCACGCTCGGGATGAGTCTCTCTGCCGCCGGTTCCCTGCTCACGGGGATCATGTGGAGTCTCATCGCGGCGCTTCGGTCGCCGAACCCGCTCGCTACGCCCGCGGACTCCGAAACTGAAACGCGGACTAACGGGCACGGCGCACCGCAACACGCCGATTAATCGGCAACTTCTCGAACGAAACGCGACCCTACGGCTTCGCCGAAGTCGGGGGGAGAATCGAACGGAAACAGAGAACCGATTTTTCGACTCGCCGGTTTTTCGGCGTGCGCTACGACTCCTCGAACGCGGCCGTATCGACCGACACCGGTGTCGGTCCGAGGGCGAAGGTCCGCCACGTCCGCCGGACGGACGGCAGCTTCGGGGCGACGGTAAACAGACCCCGAACGAGCGGAGCAACAGCCCACTCGGGAACCGACTCGCCGTTTTGTACGTACCACGTGACGACCCGCTCGCCGCGCCGTTGGAGGCGGAGCACTTCCTCGACGGCGGGTCGGCGAACCGACTCGAACCGCCGAAGGCGTTCCGCCGGAATCGGTTCGTCTCCCGTGTCGCCCGCATCACCCATTTCGAGCGCGGTCGTGATGGTCCCTTGGGCGACCACGGCGTCCTGAATTGCGAGGCCGTTCCCCTGTCCGCCGACCGGCGAGGCGACGTGCGCCGCGTCGCCGAGCAGGAGCAGGCCGTCGTCCACCCATCGTTCCGTCAGTCCGGGTTCGATGTGGAGGAGCGAACACTGGTCGAACGATTCCAGATGCCGGGCGATGGCGGGGTCCACCGCGGCGATTTCTCGCCGAAATCGCTCGATACCGCGCTGTCTGATGTCGGGATAGGTACCCTTCTCGATGAACCACCCGGCCTGTGCGTCCTCCTCTCCGAGGCCGAAGTAGAGCAGGATGCCGTCGCGCTCGATGCGCCCCTGTGCGGCCGACCGAACGGCGTCCGCCGGGAGTTTGAACCACAGCAGTTCGATGTCGGAGTCGAACAGGCCGGGGTCGAGGTCGGCCGCCTTCCGAACCGTCGAAAAGCGGCCGTCAGCGCCGACGACGAGTCGGCTTCGAAGTTCGAGGTCCTCGTCCCGCTCGCGGTCGTTCGCTCGCACGCCGACGACCCGTCCCCCCTCACGAACGATGTCGGTGACGCTCGTCGCCGGACGGAACTCGAAGGTCGAAAGCTCGTCGGCGCGGTCGATGAGCAGGCGGAGCAACGGCGGTTGTTCCATCAACAGACCGTAATCGTACGGTTTCGGCAGTTCGGAGAAATCGACGGCGTGATAGGACCGCCCGAACGCCGTCACTTCCGGTCGCCGCACCTCATCGTGGTCGAGGGCCAGAATATCGTCCAGCACGTCCATCTCCGCGAACAGTTTGACCGCGAGCGGTTGGAAGAAGTAGCCGCGAAACTCCCGGTCCAGATCGGCGTGGCGCTCCAACAGGACGGTATCGACGCCGCTTCTGGCGAGGAGGTAGCTCATCACACAGCCGCCCGGCCCGGCACCGACGACCACGACGGTCGTTTCGCGGGTCGTCGCGGACGCGCGCTGGTCGGCCATGTCTGGTCCCCGCTACTCCTCGTCCGCGTCGGCGTCGGAATCGACGTCCGCGTCCGATTCCACCGCTCCTTCACCGAGGAGCGCGTCCACGTCGGCGTGGTCGTGGAGGAGTTCGCCCATCCGCTCGACCGTCTCCTCGTCGCGGGTTCGACCGCTTCGAATCACGTCCTCGGCGCGTTCGATGGTCGTCAGCGTGTCCGCCTGCACGAGCAGGACGGGGACGCCCTTCTCCTCCGCCTTGCCGATGACGGCACCCGGCGGGCGGAACCCGCCCGTCAGGATCAGACACTTCACGCCGGGAGCTTCCAGCGCGACGGTGTGCAGGTCGGGACGGTCGCCGCCGGTGACGAGGGCGGCATCCCGCGTCCGACGGAGGTGACGGAGCGCCTTGTCGCCGCTCATCGCGCCGACGAGGAACCGCTCGACGAACTCGCCCGTGTCCGCCTTCGTGAGCAGTTCCGCGTTGAGTTCCGCCGCGAGGTCGCCGACCGTAACGCCCGCGAGGTCCTGCTGGCGCGGGACGACGCCGAGAACGGGGATTTTCCGCCCTTCGAGGAAGGGAACCACGTCCGTATCGAGCGGGTCGAAGTTCGTGTTCGAGACGGCGTTGAACAGCACACCGGACAGACGGTCGCCGATGTCGTCCACGGCGGCGAGCAGGTCGTCCACGTCGCTCCCCTTCTCGTACCCGGAGAGGAGAAGCACTTCCGCGTCGAGCAGTTCGGCGACTTCCGGGTCGGTGAGGTCGACGATACCGCCGGTCGTGAGATTGCCGCCGCCCTCGATTATCATCAGGTCGTGGCCCGACGACAGCGACTCGAAGCTCGTTCGAATCTGCTCGCGGAGTTTGTCGGGGTCCTCGCGGCCTCGGATGGCTTGCTCGATGAACGTCGGCGAGTAGACGACGGGTTCGAGTTCGTGCATTTCGGCGTCGAGGCCGAGCAGTTCGCGGGCCAGCATCGGGTCCTCGTCCAACGTCTTGCCGACGTTGCTCTGGAGTCGGGTGCCCTTCGGTTTCATGTAGCCCACCGACAGCCCGCGCTGCTGTGCGAGTCGCGCCAGCGCGAGGGCGACGGCGGTCTTGCCTGTGCTTTCTTCGGTTGCGGTGACGAGTATCGTGTTCATAGTTCGTCCGTGTCCACGGTCAGTCGGATGTCTATCGCTCGCACGCCGTCCGGAGTGGCGACGAGTGGGTTCACGTCGAGTTCCAGAATCGCGGGGAAGTCGGTCACGAGTTGTGAGAGTCGCTGGAGGCTTTCGACCACGCCGTCGATGTCGGCGGGGTCGCGGCCCCGCGCCCCGCGGAGCAGGGGTGCCGCCTCGATGTCGTTCACCATCTCGCTCGCCTCGCGCTCGCTTATCGGCGCGACGCGGAAGGTGGTGTCCTCGATGATTTCGACGAAGATGCCGCCCAGTCCGAACAGGAGGAGCGGACCGAACTGCGGGTCGCGGTTCATGCCGATGATGGTCTCCGTACCCGAGTCGAGGTCCACCATCTCCTGGACCTGCACGCCGAGAATCGTCGCGTCGGGTTGGTAGTTCCGCGCCCGCGTCACGAGGTCCTCGTAGGCGTCGTACACGTCCTCGTTTCCGACGCCGACTTTCACGCCGCCGATGTCGGATTTGTGCAGGATGTCGGGGCTGACTATCTTCATGACGACGTTCCCCTCGATGTCCTGTGCGGCGCTCACCGCGTCTTCCGGTGAATCCGCGATGGTCCCTTCGGGCGTCGGAATGCCGTACGCGTCGAGCAGTCCCATCGCCTCCACGCCGAGGCGGTTGTCCCCGCGCTCCTTCGCGCGGGAGAGGATTTCCGCGGCGCGTTCCCTGTCAACGTCGAATTCGGTCGGTTTCCCGTACTCGCGCTGGCTGATGTCGCGGTACGTGGTGAGGGCGTCCAGACTTCGCACCGCGCGGGCCGGGTCGAAGTAGTTCGGAATCCCTCCCTCGCGGAGGAGTTCCGCCGCCTCCTCGGTTCGTTCGCCGCCCATCAACGCCGCGGCGACCGGTTTCCCGTGTTTCGCCTGCAGTTCGACGATGACGTCGGCGAGGTCGCGGTAGTCGATGACGGCCGTCGGCGCGGCCAGCACGACCGCGGTTCCGACGTTTTCGTCCCCGAGCGCGATGTCGATGGCGTCCCGGAACCGGCCGATGTCGGCGTCGCCGATGGCGTCTATCGGGTTGTAGATGTTGGCCTCCTCGGGCAGGGCCTCTCCCAGTTCCGCGAGCGTGTCGTCGGAAAACGACGCCAGCGAGAGGGTCGAATCGCCCACCGCGTCGGTGGTCATCACGCCCGGTCCGCCCGCGTTCGTGACGATGGCCACGTCGTCCCGCTCGGGCAAGGGTTGGCCCGCCAGAATCTGGGCGAAATCGAACAGCTCTTGGACGGAATCGACGCGCAACACGCCCGCCTGTTCGAGTCCGGCCTCGTACGCCCGGTCGCTCCCCGCGAGGGTTCCGGTGTGCGAGGAGACGGCCTGCGCCCCGGCGTCGGTGCGCCCCGATTTTACCATCACGATAGGCGTATCGTCGGTTACCTCGCGGGCCGTGTCGATGAACGTCCCGCCGTCCTCGACGCCTTCGAGGTAGCCCAGGATGACGTCCGTGTCGGGGTCTTCGCCCCACGCGCGGACGAAATCCGTCTCGTCCAACACGGCCTTGTTCCCGAGCGACACCACGTCCTTGAAGCCGAGTCCCTCGTCGTTCGCCCAGTCGAGGACGGCCGTGATGAACGCCCCCGATTGGCTCATGAACGACATGGACCCCGGCAGGGCGTTCTCCGGCCCGAAGGTCGCGTTCATGCCGACCGGCGTGCTCATTATCCCGAGGCTGTTGGGGCCGACGAGGTTCAGGTCGTACTCCGCCGCGATGTCCTGCAACTCTCGCTCCCGCTCTGCACCTTCGCTCCCCGTCTCGCCGAATCCGGCGGTGATGACGACGACGTTTTTGATTCCGGCTTCGCCAGCCCCGCGAACCACGTCCACCGCGATGTGCGGCGGGACGACGACGACCGCGAGGTCGATGTCCGGCGCGGACGCGAGGTCGGGATAGCAGTCCAGTCCGAACACCTCGTCGTAGTTCGGATTGACAGGCACCGTCTCGCCGTCGAACTCGTCGCGGAGGTTGGTCACGATGGCGCGACCGATGGAGCCTTCGTTCTCCGTGGCTCCCACGACGGCGACACGAGACGGCGCGAAAAGGTCTGTGAGTACGGTGTCACCCATCGTTTCGAAGATTGGACGAGCGCGGGATTAAAACTAGTGCCCTGTTTCCACCGACGGAGAATTACCCGCCGATTCGTGCGCCCGCCGAACCGCCGCTTCGAGGGAGTCCCTTTCGGGCGCGAAATGGAGGTGCGTCCCGCAGTCGCAATCCGACGCGCCGATGCCGGGAACCGGCTCGATTTCCTCGGCGAGCCGGTCGGCGACGGCGCACTCCACGTCCGACGCCTCGGTTCGAACGTCGGCCGCGAGGTCCGTTTCGGGATGACCGAGCAGGTAATCGACGTGCCAATGGCGGGCACCGTTCTCGCCCGACGCGACCCGCGCGTGGCGGTCGATACGCGAGAATCCACCCTGTCCGAACGCGCTGCCGGTGTAGGCGTACCACCCGGAATCGAGTGCTCTGGGTCCCTTCGCCCCGAACTCGATATCCGCGGGTGCCGCGAGCGAGACGAGGAGGGTGTACGTCCCCTTCATCTCTTAGAGGTGCGAGGCCACGATGCCACCCGCCACTGCGAGCATCGTCAGACCGTTCAGGACGACCGATTGCTTGTGATACTGGGCGAACGCGTCGTCGCCCACCGCCTCCATCTTCGGAATGAGCACCCAGCGGGCGTATCCCGTGAAGACGACGCCGACCAGCGCGAGGGCGGCGACGCCGATGCCGTCGAACGCGTCCATCGCGGTGCCGACGACCGCGGCACCGAACGCCACGACACCCAATCCGAGTCCGAACTGGTAGTACTTCGGGAAGATGGCGTTGACGACCTGTCCCGCGTCGTCGTCCAACACGTCGAACGTCGTCGGCGCGCCGATGAACGAGAAGAACACGATGCTGCCGAGCCAGATTCCGAGCGCCGCGTCCGCGACGACGAGGAGTCCCGTTCCGAGAAGGGTCATATCGAACAGTTGGAACGACTAGCCAATCAAGATTGTTCTTCGTCGCGCGCGACGGCGTTGTACACCGTGGCGACGATGGCACCTCCGAGCGCGCCGTCCATGAATCCCCAGAGCGCGCCGACGAGGCTCCCCCGGAGCGTCGGCCGGTAGCCGATGTACAGCGAGGAGAGCGTTTCGACCGTTTCGTCGCCCCAACCGAACCGCGCTATCCACGCGTCCAGCATCACGTACAGCGACCACATCACGCCGCCACCGAGCGCGAACGCGCGAACGTCGAGTTTGTCCGTCATGAGTCCTCGGATGAGTTCGACGCGAACGGTCTTAGCGTTGGGTGGCGAGAGGGGTTTGCGCGGCGGTTGACGGGGGAGAAACTCAGAAGTGCGAAAGCACCAGCGCACCGGCGACCGCGAGCATCGCCACGCCGTTCAGGACGACCGACTGCTTGTGGTACCGCGCGAAGCCGTCGTCGCCCGC is part of the Haladaptatus paucihalophilus DX253 genome and encodes:
- a CDS encoding phytoene/squalene synthase family protein → MKDTHVEAGKAIQQQTGKTFHLATRLLPERVRHPTYVLYGFFRICDEVVDDAADVPAEEQAERLESLRKQALGKEPPDDPILEAFHDLCESRGIADEEVVVFIDAMATDIDKSRYETYEELETYMRGSAAAVGQMMTSVMNPDDAERARPHATSLGEAFQLTNFLRDVREDIEDRNRIYLPRTTLSRHGVTDEQIKRLEFTVGFAEVMQDELRRAEALYREGVAGIRYLPEDCQFAVLLAAVLYAEYHRVIRAQRYDVLSKEPSLGTVRKLVLLAKTRWHWRKTRDPETVFRTVSPVGTPEHRGSDVERRDTLPTR
- the thiC gene encoding phosphomethylpyrimidine synthase ThiC; this encodes MSETQLQRARSGELTAAMKRVAERESRDPETVRRAVAEGRAVIPNNHEHDVLDPMIIGREFATKVNANIGNSETTSNPEEELRKLHAAVHYGADTVMDLSTGANLDSIRETNVQHAPVPVGTVPIYEAVTRVDDVADLTPELLLDVIEKQARQGVDYMTVHAGVLLEHVPLTNGRKTGIVSRGGSILAKWMEENDAQNPLYTHFERICAIFAEYDVTFSLGDGLRPGCLADACDDAQFAELETLGELTRTARDHGVQVMVEGPGHVPMDDIEMNVERQQEVCDGAPFYVLGPLVTDIAPGYDHITSAIGATEAARAGAAMLCYVTPKEHLGLPEEEDVRDGLAAYRIAAHAADVATGQPGARDWDDALSEARYEFDWSRQFELALDPERARAYHDQSLPGDNYKKARYCSMCGVEFCSMRIDQDARAVDGDMESIDSETDLTDSPAAAANLPPTGTHDMRSVPDLPSFAEHASEGHGDD
- a CDS encoding NAD(P)-dependent alcohol dehydrogenase, yielding MRVAVLEEPGSFVVEERDKPAPDPDEVVVEIGKVGICGSDVHYYEHGRIGDYVVESPLVLGHESAGEVVSVGENAEGDFDFGDRVTLEPGVPCRRCDHCKRGEYNLCPDVTFMATPPDDGAFAEFVAWPADFTYRLPDSVSTREGALCEPLSVGIHAARRGEVGVGDSVLVTGCGPIGLLAMEAANAAGAAEVFVSDVVPEKLALAEERGADATIDVREDDLGESVSDLTDGEGVDVVIEASGADPAIRTTIDAVRRGGTVVLIGLAQDAEIPLDTSEIIDNELDLRGSFRYRNTYPAAVQLLADGAVDVAGIVDFEMELPDVGEAFERAKESETVKGMLSVSR
- a CDS encoding FAD-dependent monooxygenase, whose translation is MADQRASATTRETTVVVVGAGPGGCVMSYLLARSGVDTVLLERHADLDREFRGYFFQPLAVKLFAEMDVLDDILALDHDEVRRPEVTAFGRSYHAVDFSELPKPYDYGLLMEQPPLLRLLIDRADELSTFEFRPATSVTDIVREGGRVVGVRANDRERDEDLELRSRLVVGADGRFSTVRKAADLDPGLFDSDIELLWFKLPADAVRSAAQGRIERDGILLYFGLGEEDAQAGWFIEKGTYPDIRQRGIERFRREIAAVDPAIARHLESFDQCSLLHIEPGLTERWVDDGLLLLGDAAHVASPVGGQGNGLAIQDAVVAQGTITTALEMGDAGDTGDEPIPAERLRRFESVRRPAVEEVLRLQRRGERVVTWYVQNGESVPEWAVAPLVRGLFTVAPKLPSVRRTWRTFALGPTPVSVDTAAFEES
- a CDS encoding phosphotransacetylase family protein, with translation MNTILVTATEESTGKTAVALALARLAQQRGLSVGYMKPKGTRLQSNVGKTLDEDPMLARELLGLDAEMHELEPVVYSPTFIEQAIRGREDPDKLREQIRTSFESLSSGHDLMIIEGGGNLTTGGIVDLTDPEVAELLDAEVLLLSGYEKGSDVDDLLAAVDDIGDRLSGVLFNAVSNTNFDPLDTDVVPFLEGRKIPVLGVVPRQQDLAGVTVGDLAAELNAELLTKADTGEFVERFLVGAMSGDKALRHLRRTRDAALVTGGDRPDLHTVALEAPGVKCLILTGGFRPPGAVIGKAEEKGVPVLLVQADTLTTIERAEDVIRSGRTRDEETVERMGELLHDHADVDALLGEGAVESDADVDSDADADEE
- a CDS encoding acetate--CoA ligase family protein; the encoded protein is MGDTVLTDLFAPSRVAVVGATENEGSIGRAIVTNLRDEFDGETVPVNPNYDEVFGLDCYPDLASAPDIDLAVVVVPPHIAVDVVRGAGEAGIKNVVVITAGFGETGSEGAERERELQDIAAEYDLNLVGPNSLGIMSTPVGMNATFGPENALPGSMSFMSQSGAFITAVLDWANDEGLGFKDVVSLGNKAVLDETDFVRAWGEDPDTDVILGYLEGVEDGGTFIDTAREVTDDTPIVMVKSGRTDAGAQAVSSHTGTLAGSDRAYEAGLEQAGVLRVDSVQELFDFAQILAGQPLPERDDVAIVTNAGGPGVMTTDAVGDSTLSLASFSDDTLAELGEALPEEANIYNPIDAIGDADIGRFRDAIDIALGDENVGTAVVLAAPTAVIDYRDLADVIVELQAKHGKPVAAALMGGERTEEAAELLREGGIPNYFDPARAVRSLDALTTYRDISQREYGKPTEFDVDRERAAEILSRAKERGDNRLGVEAMGLLDAYGIPTPEGTIADSPEDAVSAAQDIEGNVVMKIVSPDILHKSDIGGVKVGVGNEDVYDAYEDLVTRARNYQPDATILGVQVQEMVDLDSGTETIIGMNRDPQFGPLLLFGLGGIFVEIIEDTTFRVAPISEREASEMVNDIEAAPLLRGARGRDPADIDGVVESLQRLSQLVTDFPAILELDVNPLVATPDGVRAIDIRLTVDTDEL
- a CDS encoding GIY-YIG nuclease family protein — translated: MKGTYTLLVSLAAPADIEFGAKGPRALDSGWYAYTGSAFGQGGFSRIDRHARVASGENGARHWHVDYLLGHPETDLAADVRTEASDVECAVADRLAEEIEPVPGIGASDCDCGTHLHFAPERDSLEAAVRRAHESAGNSPSVETGH
- a CDS encoding DUF4149 domain-containing protein; protein product: MTLLGTGLLVVADAALGIWLGSIVFFSFIGAPTTFDVLDDDAGQVVNAIFPKYYQFGLGLGVVAFGAAVVGTAMDAFDGIGVAALALVGVVFTGYARWVLIPKMEAVGDDAFAQYHKQSVVLNGLTMLAVAGGIVASHL
- a CDS encoding bacteriophage holin, which codes for MTDKLDVRAFALGGGVMWSLYVMLDAWIARFGWGDETVETLSSLYIGYRPTLRGSLVGALWGFMDGALGGAIVATVYNAVARDEEQS